A single window of Nicotiana sylvestris chromosome 3, ASM39365v2, whole genome shotgun sequence DNA harbors:
- the LOC104248408 gene encoding uncharacterized protein: MPFCEISKYQNGVDATGNNGTKIFYRTYGQGPVKVLLIIGLAGTHSSWVPQIKALTGTIIPNDDESPAAADRSSGEGSGIEVCAFDNRGMGLSSVPTKKSEYTTRIMAKDAIAIMDHLGWEKAHVFGHSMGAMIACKLAALVPKRVLSLALLNVTGGGYECIPRLDRQTLSIAVRFLKAKTPEQRAAVDLDTHYSKEYLEEYVGTKTRRAILYQEYVKGISASGMQSNCGFDGQINACWTHKISRADLESICSAGFLISVIHGRDDVIAQLCHAKSLAKKLYPYARMVELPGGHLVSHERTEEVNDALLELIKASSSKISPYDWTNLPKKSTGWSITPLTRKSSPEGSNVSVMVDIVARLQIFLVFFFGLFMLAFEFMRRGVSRLKPVRVSAALT, from the exons ATGCCTTTCTGTGAAATCAGCAAATACCAGAACGGTGTGGATGCAACTGGCAACAATGGAACCAAGATTTTTTATAGAACTTATGGTCAAGGCCCGGTCAAAGTTCTCTTAATTATTG GATTGGCTGGGACACACAGTTCGTGGGTCCCACAGATCAAGGCACTCACAGGGACGATTATTCCGAATGATGATGAATCGCCGGCGGCCGCTGATCGGAGCTCCGGCGAAGGCTCCGGTATAGAGGTCTGTGCTTTTGACAATCGTGGAATGGGCTTAAGCTCCGTCCCCACTAAAAAATCAGAGTACAC CACGAGGATTATGGCAAAAGACGCAATTGCTATAATGGATCACTTGGGGTGGGAAAAAGCACACGTCTTTGGGCATTCCATGG GAGCGATGATAGCTTGCAAATTGGCTGCATTGGTGCCTAAGAGAGTTTTATCTTTGGCTTTACTGAATGTAACAGGGGGAGGCTATGAATGTATACCCAGG CTCGATCGTCAAACTCTATCTATTGCTGTCCGCTTTTTGAAGGCAAAAACTCCTGAGCAGAGGGCTGCTGTTGATTTAGACACCCATTACTCAAAG GAATACCTCGAGGAATATGTGGGAACTAAAACCCGAAGAGCAATATTGTATCAA GAATACGTCAAAGGCATATCAGCATCGGGGATGCAGTCAAATTGTGGATTTGATGGGCAGATAAATGCTTGCTGGACTCATAAGATATCGCGGGCTGATCTTGAATCTATCTGCTCTGCTGGTTTCCTCATATCTGTTATTCATGGCAG GGACGACGTCATTGCTCAATTATGCCATGCGAAGAGTCTTGCAAAGAAATTATATCCGTATGCTAGAATGGTAGAGCTTCCTGGAGGACATCTTGTTAGTCATGAAAGGACAGAAGAG GTCAATGACGCACTTCTTGAGTTGATCAAGGCATCTTCAAGTAAGATTAGCCCGTATGACTGGACAAATTTGCCCAAGAAAAGCACCG GATGGAGTATAACCCCACTTACAAGAAAAAGTTCTCCCGAGGGAAGCAATGTGTCTGTCATGGTCGACATTGTAGCAAGGCTCCAGATCTTCTTGGTGTTCTTTTTTGGCTTGTTTATGTTGGCATTTGAGTTTATGCGAAGAGGTGTAAGTCGTCTAAAACCAGTAAGAGTAAGCGCAGCCCTCACATGA
- the LOC104248405 gene encoding uncharacterized protein isoform X2, producing MSSTKLGSGHNSRNAKKGSHDVSSCMDSELHECEKYNSHEFISVLESELKVLSSESVDILKLCGENQLIEEFYSQTYSDDAAKLDQQLKGYNSSSYSYKDRPLDMFQSVVGDGSQKTPVKTDTVGFMDFNYYNRCFDPGHTEKACSELDSQWTGIEKAEPWWRAADKELAASGSLESAGCIGNSVLSWPQFLEGESYNCSQCCGQVSVTEKEFLDARDCYSGQRPSQSQYKRLCVGKGCSTHGSRQTESDDNLSTAKVPSDETQPRSSDLNKAQLLEALCHSQTRAREAEQLAQQAYNEKEHVIKLFFRQASHLFAYRQWLQILQLEALCLQLRNKDEQNSTNFSPFLPLVPIKGRKLKKCRCKPIKRKPAKDKCKINMSAVAFALGLSLAGAGLLLGWTMGWLFPAL from the exons ATGTCTTCTACAAAATTAGGGTCCGGCCACAATTCTAGAAATGCAAAAAAAGGGTCACACGATGTTTCAAGCTGCATGGATTCTGAACTTCATGAGTGTGAGAAATATAATTCACATGAATTTATAAGCGTGTTAGAGTCGGAGCTTAAAGTGTTGAGCTCAGAGAGTGTTGATATTCTAAAATTATGCGGAGAAAACCAATTGATCGAGGAGTTCTATTCTCAAACATATTCTGATGATGCTGCAAAGCTAGATCAACAGCTCAAAGGCTACAATTCTTCTTCATATAGTTACAAAGATAGACCATTAGACATGTTCCAAAGTGTAGTTGGTGATGGTTCGCAGAAAACACCTGTTAAAACAGATACCGTAGGATTTATGGACTTCAATTATTACAACCGCTGCTTTGATCCTGGACACACTGAGAAGGCCTGTTCTGAACTGGATTCTCAATGGACTGGAATTGAGAAGGCTGAACCATGGTGGCGCGCAGCTGATAAGGAGTTAGCTGCCTCAGGTTCTCTCGAGTCAGCTGGGTGTATTGGGAATTCTGTTCTTTCATGGCCTCAGTTTTTGGAAGGTGAGTCATATAATTGTTCTCAGTGTTGTGGCCAGGTTAGTGTGACAGAGAAGGAATTTCTGGATGCTCGTGACTGTTATTCGGGACAACGTCCTTCACAAAGCCAATACAAGAGGTTGTGTGTTGGCAAAGGGTGCTCAACACATGGTTCAAGACAGACAGAAAG TGATGACAATTTAAGTACTGCCAAAGTCCCCTCGGACGAAACTCAACCAAGATCAAGCGATCTCAACAAAGCTCAGCTGTTAGAAGCACTATGCCATTCTCAAACCCGTGCAAGAGAGGCTGAACAATTGGCACAGCAAGCCTACAACGAGAAGGAACACGTGATCAAGCTATTCTTCAGACAGGCTTCTCACCTCTTTGCTTACAGGCAGTGGCTTCAAATTTTGCAGCTTGAAGCTCTATGTCTCCAGCTTCGGAACAAAGACGAGCAAAATTCCACCAACTTTTCGCCTTTCTTACCCTTGGTCCCAATCAAAGGTAGGAAACTGAAGAAGTGTAGATGTAAGCCTATCAAGAGGAAGCCAGCAAAGGATAAATGCAAGATAAACATGTCTGCTGTAGCTTTTGCCTTGGGTTTGAGTCTTGCTGGTGCAGGTTTGCTACTTGGTTGGACCATGGGATGGCTATTTCCTGCTCTCTAA
- the LOC104248405 gene encoding uncharacterized protein isoform X1 — translation MSSTKLGSGHNSRNAKKGSHDVSSCMDSELHECEKYNSHEFISVLESELKVLSSESVDILKLCGENQLIEEFYSQTYSDDAAKLDQQLKGYNSSSYSYKDRPLDMFQSVVGDGSQKTPVKTDTVGFMDFNYYNRCFDPGHTEKACSELDSQWTGIEKAEPWWRAADKELAASGSLESAGCIGNSVLSWPQFLEGESYNCSQCCGQVSVTEKEFLDARDCYSGQRPSQSQYKRLCVGKGCSTHGSRQTESSDDNLSTAKVPSDETQPRSSDLNKAQLLEALCHSQTRAREAEQLAQQAYNEKEHVIKLFFRQASHLFAYRQWLQILQLEALCLQLRNKDEQNSTNFSPFLPLVPIKGRKLKKCRCKPIKRKPAKDKCKINMSAVAFALGLSLAGAGLLLGWTMGWLFPAL, via the exons ATGTCTTCTACAAAATTAGGGTCCGGCCACAATTCTAGAAATGCAAAAAAAGGGTCACACGATGTTTCAAGCTGCATGGATTCTGAACTTCATGAGTGTGAGAAATATAATTCACATGAATTTATAAGCGTGTTAGAGTCGGAGCTTAAAGTGTTGAGCTCAGAGAGTGTTGATATTCTAAAATTATGCGGAGAAAACCAATTGATCGAGGAGTTCTATTCTCAAACATATTCTGATGATGCTGCAAAGCTAGATCAACAGCTCAAAGGCTACAATTCTTCTTCATATAGTTACAAAGATAGACCATTAGACATGTTCCAAAGTGTAGTTGGTGATGGTTCGCAGAAAACACCTGTTAAAACAGATACCGTAGGATTTATGGACTTCAATTATTACAACCGCTGCTTTGATCCTGGACACACTGAGAAGGCCTGTTCTGAACTGGATTCTCAATGGACTGGAATTGAGAAGGCTGAACCATGGTGGCGCGCAGCTGATAAGGAGTTAGCTGCCTCAGGTTCTCTCGAGTCAGCTGGGTGTATTGGGAATTCTGTTCTTTCATGGCCTCAGTTTTTGGAAGGTGAGTCATATAATTGTTCTCAGTGTTGTGGCCAGGTTAGTGTGACAGAGAAGGAATTTCTGGATGCTCGTGACTGTTATTCGGGACAACGTCCTTCACAAAGCCAATACAAGAGGTTGTGTGTTGGCAAAGGGTGCTCAACACATGGTTCAAGACAGACAGAAAG CAGTGATGACAATTTAAGTACTGCCAAAGTCCCCTCGGACGAAACTCAACCAAGATCAAGCGATCTCAACAAAGCTCAGCTGTTAGAAGCACTATGCCATTCTCAAACCCGTGCAAGAGAGGCTGAACAATTGGCACAGCAAGCCTACAACGAGAAGGAACACGTGATCAAGCTATTCTTCAGACAGGCTTCTCACCTCTTTGCTTACAGGCAGTGGCTTCAAATTTTGCAGCTTGAAGCTCTATGTCTCCAGCTTCGGAACAAAGACGAGCAAAATTCCACCAACTTTTCGCCTTTCTTACCCTTGGTCCCAATCAAAGGTAGGAAACTGAAGAAGTGTAGATGTAAGCCTATCAAGAGGAAGCCAGCAAAGGATAAATGCAAGATAAACATGTCTGCTGTAGCTTTTGCCTTGGGTTTGAGTCTTGCTGGTGCAGGTTTGCTACTTGGTTGGACCATGGGATGGCTATTTCCTGCTCTCTAA
- the LOC104248404 gene encoding uncharacterized protein encodes MSTSLTSPAPCTFFSLTNSCRTSLVFLNTHNIDRLQKGILSVTFYHRPSQSCNFKLCFPTGGLFSPFSKRGCVVSAASPKFYKGYQLNSSLGSQSYTDLKDNVPSSLNILEEQLRDLFNEVHAMIRIGKESEARDLLLANYEAVKEQIDAGNKGIEEAAILDVTALGYMALGYTSSVKPLLDVLGEIVDDLKDEEPLLDSILTHMGNMHEKLENFEMSICLYGRAVKVIERLYGNTSSFIVTPLLGMAKVLGSNRKTTKAIEAYHRVVKILESSRGEESEELVVPLFAMGNLLLKEGRVADAENAFNRILTTYMKLYGENDGRVGLSMSYLARAKCAKGDVNEAIDLYKEALRRLKDSDDIAIDDQIMEKMRVDLAELLHVVGRGEEGRQLLEECLLITERFKGEGHPGSVSHLVNLATSYSQSKRFAEAERMLRMSLQIMLKNVSPDDQSVTFPMLHLAVILYNLNRNEEAEKYALEVLRIRQKAFGKDSLPVGEALDCLVSIQTQLGKDDGELLELLKRVLKIQEKAFGTDSEEVMETLKKIVYYLEKMGRRHDKLPLQRRLSKLRSKYKQKVQY; translated from the exons ATGTCTACTTCTCTAACCTCTCCTGCTCCTTGCACCTTTTTCTCACTCACCAACTCCTGCAG GACGagtcttgtatttttaaatacCCATAATATTGACCGACTACAGAAAGGCATATTGTCTGTCACCTTTTATCACCGTCCGTCTcaaagttgtaattttaagcTTTGCTTTCCTACTGGTGGGCTGTTTTCCCCTTTTAGTAAAAGGGGTTGTGTTGTGTCAGCTGCCTCACCCAAATTTTACAAAGGATATCAACTTAATTCAAGTCTTGGTTCTCAGAG TTACACGGATTTAAAGGACAACGTGCCTAGCAGTCTGAATATTCTCGAGGAGCAGCTGAGGGATTTATTTAATGAAGTCCATGCCATGATAAGAATAGGGAAGGAAAGTGAGGCCAGAGATCTGCTTCTAGCGAATTATGAAGCGGTCAAAGAACAGATAGATGCAGGTAACAAGGGTATAGAAGAAGCTGCTATTCTTGATGTAACAGCCTTGGGATACATGGCCCTTGGGTACACAAGTTCTGTCAAACCCCTGTTGGATGTG TTGGGCGAGATTGTTGATGACTTGAAAGATGAGGAGCCTCTTCTGGACTCGATACTCACACATATGGGTAATATGCATGAAAAGTTGGAAAATTTTGAGATGTCCATTTGTCTCTATGGAAGAGCTGTCAAAGTTATTGAGAGACTCTATG GAAATACCAGTTCTTTTATCGTCACTCCATTGTTAGGGATGGCAAAAGTCCTGGGTTCTAATCGAAAGACCACAAAAGCAATAGAGGCATACCATCGTGTGGTTAAAATACTCGAATCTAGCAGGGGTGAAGAAAGTGAAGAATTGGTAGTTCCTTTATTTGCGATGGGCAATCTTCTTCTGAAGGAAGGGAGAGTGGCTGATGCAGAAAATGCTTTTAATAG AATTTTGACCACATACATGAAGTTATATGGAGAAAATGATGGCAGAGTTGGACTGTCTATGAGTTATCTTGCACGTGCAAAATGTGCAAAAG GAGACGTGAATGAAGCCATTGATCTGTATAAAGAGGCTCTTCGTAGGCTGAAAGATTCTGATGATATAGCCATAGATGATCAAATAATGGAGAAGATGAGAGTAGACTTGGCTGAATTGCTTCATGTGGTTGGAAG AGGTGAAGAAGGCCGCCAGCTACTGGAGGAATGCTTGTTGATAACTGAGAGGTTCAAGGGAGAAGGGCATCCCGGTTCAGTCTCCCATTTAGTGAATCTGGCAACTTCTTATTCACAGTCCAAAAGATTTGCAGAAGCTGAGCGCATGCTAAGGATGAGCTTGCAGATTATGTTGAAGAATGTTTCACCTGATGATCAATCCGTTACTTTCCCAATGCTGCATCTTGCAGTTATTCTCTACAATCTAAACCGTAACGAGGAAGCCGAAAAATATGCATTAGAGGTTCTGCGAATCCGTCAGAAGGCATTTGGGAAAGATTCTCTACCAGTTG GGGAGGCTCTTGACTGTTTGGTCTCCATTCAGACCCAGCTGGGAAAGGATGATGGTGAATTGCTAGAGTTGCTCAAGAGAGTACTGAAAATTCAAGAGAAAGCTTTTGGTACCGACAGCGAGGAAGTCATGGAAACACTTAAAAAGATTGTATATTACTTGGAGAAGATGGGGAGGAGACATGACAAACTCCCTCtgcaaagaagattatcaaagcTCAGAAGTAAATATAAGCAAAAGGTTCAATATTAA